GCACCAGGAACAGCGTGGTGCCGGCGGCGACCGCGGGCCAGTCCTGCCCGCCCTCGCCTATGATGATCGGAATAAAGGGCGGCGCTGTCTGTGCGTTCCCGGAGGTCAGGAGCACTGCGAAGGCGTACTCGTTCCAGGCGAAGATCAGGCAGAAGATCGCAGTTGCCGCGATCCCTGTCGTTGCTTGCGGCAGCACCACCTTCACGAAGGCCTGAAAGCGCGTGTAGCCGTCGATCATGGCCGCTTCCTCGTACTCGCGCGGGATCTCGTCGATGAAGCCCTTGAGAAGCCAGACGGCGAGCGAGACATTGACCGAGGTGTAGAGCAGGATCATGCCTAGCCGTGTATCCGACAACCCGATGGTGCGGTACATCAGGTAGATCGGGATCGCGACCGCGATCGGCGGCATCATCCGCGTCGACAGGATGAAGAACAGCAGATCGTCCTTCAGCGGCACGCGGAACCGCGAGAACCCGTAGGCCGACAACGTGCCGAGAGCAACCGCGAGCACCGTCGAGCCGAAGGCGATGATCAAAGAATTGACGAAGCGCGGCACATAATTCGACGGTCCGGCGACAACCATGTTGCGGCTACGAGCAATTTCATCGCACGTTCCCTGGGGCGGTCCCAGCGTGCGGATGAATTCCGGCGTCTGGCGCGAGCGCGTGGTGAAGAGATTGCAGAAGCCTTCGAGCGACGGCGTGAAGAAGACCTTGGGCGGATAGGAGATCGCATCGTCCGGCGACTTGACCGAGGTGAGAACGATCCAGACCAACGGAATCATCGTGATCACGGCGTAGAGAACCACGAGCGAACCAGCCAATCGCCTTGTATTGGGTGATGGTTCGACGACGGAATGGGCTGTGTTGGCGATGCTCATCGGCTTTTCACCCGGTTCAGCGCCTTGACATAGATGTTGGCGAGACCAAACACCGTCACGAAAAGAATGATCGCAAACGCCGACGAATAGCCGGTCCGCCAGCTCTCGAACGCCGCGCGCTTGAGCGTGATCGAGGCGACCTCCGTGGTCGATCCCGGCCCGCCCCCGGTGAGCAGGTTGACCATGTCGAACATCTTGAAGTTCTCGATGCCGCGAAACAGCACGGCGAGCATGATGAACGGCAACGCCATCGGCAGCGTGATCGACCAGAACTGCCGCCATTTCGATGCGCGGTCGACCTCCGCCGCCTCATAGATGTAGTC
This portion of the Bradyrhizobium sp. AZCC 2262 genome encodes:
- a CDS encoding carbohydrate ABC transporter permease, with translation MSIANTAHSVVEPSPNTRRLAGSLVVLYAVITMIPLVWIVLTSVKSPDDAISYPPKVFFTPSLEGFCNLFTTRSRQTPEFIRTLGPPQGTCDEIARSRNMVVAGPSNYVPRFVNSLIIAFGSTVLAVALGTLSAYGFSRFRVPLKDDLLFFILSTRMMPPIAVAIPIYLMYRTIGLSDTRLGMILLYTSVNVSLAVWLLKGFIDEIPREYEEAAMIDGYTRFQAFVKVVLPQATTGIAATAIFCLIFAWNEYAFAVLLTSGNAQTAPPFIPIIIGEGGQDWPAVAAGTTLFLVPIVLFTVLLRKHLLRGITFGAVRK